A stretch of DNA from Lotus japonicus ecotype B-129 chromosome 4, LjGifu_v1.2:
CACTGATAATATAATTTGACCACTGCTTTGGCAAATGCCTATTATATTCATATCTCAAATCCAAGTTTCTAAATTAGTCCATCCCCAGACAAACATAGACCCgccattttctcttttctccacATTTTGAACACACCCACCAATTTTTTCACACAATCTCACCTTTCTTACCTTGAGTCAACAACCTCTTCAcatcaatttttgtttttttaatgatatttccAAAACCCAAATTCTCCTGAACacaatcaaatcaaaacaaaatctaGATACGGGTGGTGACATCCGTTAAAGATTAATCAAACAGTAAAAAGCAAGACACAAACCTTTGAGACAGGATGGTCTTTCGGAGCTCCACCTCCGCGGTAGCACTCCTTGGCCTCCTGTCCCTCTTCCTCCTTCCCCTCCCACATTATTCCTCCGCCATCCGTGTGCGCCTCCCCTCCCCGGACCTCCCTCTATTTCGCGAGGCACCTGCATTCCGCAATGGCAGGCGATGCGGGACCACGGCCGCCGACCGGATCAATGTGGCCATGACGCTCGACGTCAACTACCTCCGCGGCACAATGGCCGCGGTGCTGTCCATGCTGCAGCACTCCACGTGCCCGGAGAATCTCGCCTTCCACTTCCTCTCCGCGCACGACTCGCCGGAGCTTTTCTCCAGCATCAAATCCACCTTCCCTTACCTCAACATGAAGATCTACCGCTTCGATTCAAGCCGTGTTCGCGGCAagatttcaaaatcaattcgTCAGGCATTAGACCAGCCTCTGAATTACGCCAGAATCTACCTCGCAGACACGTTGCCGGAGGACGTTCAGCGCGTGCTTTACCTCGATTCCGACCTCGTCGTCGTTGACGACGTGGCGAAGCTTTGGGGGGTGGACATGGAGGGGAAAGTGGTGGCGGCGCCGGAGTATTGCCACGCAAATTTCACTCTGTATTTCACGAAGAATTTCTGGTCGGATTCTGCTCTGTCGAAAACTTTTGAGGGGAGAAAACCGTGTTATTTCAACACAGGGGTGATGGTGATGGATGTTGAGAAATGGAGGAAGGAGAAGTACacggagaaggtggaggagtgGATGACGGTGCAGAAGCAACAGAAGAGGATTTACCATTTGGGGTCTCTGCCGCCGTTTTTGTTGGTTCTGGCGGGGAATATTAAGGCGGTGGATCACCGGTGGAACCAGCATGGTTTGGGAGGAGATAACTTTGAAGGGAAATGTAGAAGCTTGCACCCTGGACCTATTAGTCTTTTGCATTGGAGTGGGAAGGGTAAGCCTTGGTTGAGGTTAGATTCTAGGAGACCTTGCATTGTGGATCATCTTTGGGCTCCTTATGATCTCTATCGATCGTCGAGACATTTTTTCGAAGAATGAGAGCCAGCTGAGTCTTAAATTGCGGTCGCGACAATGGTTGCATTTGAAATTATAGATAAATATCAATAGATGCAGCCATAATTGCGACCGTGGTAGCACTAATGTGGAGATTCCAAAACTCATTATGTTGAGCGTCAATTGCAATTGCGGATCGCAATTTAAAATCTTGAGAAGGAGATTGATTTGACAAATTAGGCGAAATTAAAGCAAAATGGAGCGAAGAGAGGACACTTACATTCAGTTTTTCTAACTCAATTTTGGGTTGAGGGGAAGAGGAACTAACACCTCCAAACAGCATGCAGATTGAGGGGGCAGGGGTAGAGTTGCAAattcttttattcttttatttattttctttgttgTAGTGATTTTTTTTGGGATTTCTAGTGATTGTACATATATACAAATTATGCTGATTAGTCTAACACTcagaagattgtattttagatGGGTTAGTGCTAACAGCTTCAGATTTTTGACAAAATTGTACCCATATTGATGTATTCATATCATGAAGTTAATGGACTACAATTTACTGATTAAGTTGTGGATGGGAAGTTTTTACAAAGGATGGAAATATAGAACATGGTTGCTTTCTTTGTAGAAACTTACACAAGAGATGGCATTCAAAGGTGATATGAAATTCATTCATTGAAATTAAATTAGACATCATTATGATTTTTTTGAAGATGGCAATATATTCCCAACCTTACCAATCTACCAATCATGCTATTAGTAGGCCCAAACAGGAGCTAGTTGGTAGTACACGTTACTACTACTGTACTGCAGAGGGTGGAACTAGTGGCCTACCATCGGGTAGGAATTTGTTCAGACCAATATCAATGGCAACAGTGTTTTCTTTTTAGCTCAGCTCAGTCGTAGAATAGGGTGGTTCGTCCTTCATACTTCATCGTCAAGCAGGTGGTGTGTCTGTTGTCAAGCTGGGGTTCATTCGTCATCTTCAAACAGATCCTAAATACTCAGGTTGTGCTACACTTCATGGGCTCCAATAGATTTCTACGGTCCAATTTGTGAATCCATTTAGGCACATTCCTTCGGCCCATGGTCCATTTTGATAACAAACCCATCATCCATCGTTCACAAAAGAAGATTAACCAATTATAGTGATTCTAACATGTTAATtg
This window harbors:
- the LOC130716094 gene encoding probable galacturonosyltransferase-like 4 — translated: MVFRSSTSAVALLGLLSLFLLPLPHYSSAIRVRLPSPDLPLFREAPAFRNGRRCGTTAADRINVAMTLDVNYLRGTMAAVLSMLQHSTCPENLAFHFLSAHDSPELFSSIKSTFPYLNMKIYRFDSSRVRGKISKSIRQALDQPLNYARIYLADTLPEDVQRVLYLDSDLVVVDDVAKLWGVDMEGKVVAAPEYCHANFTLYFTKNFWSDSALSKTFEGRKPCYFNTGVMVMDVEKWRKEKYTEKVEEWMTVQKQQKRIYHLGSLPPFLLVLAGNIKAVDHRWNQHGLGGDNFEGKCRSLHPGPISLLHWSGKGKPWLRLDSRRPCIVDHLWAPYDLYRSSRHFFEE